In Sandaracinaceae bacterium, the following proteins share a genomic window:
- a CDS encoding FHA domain-containing protein gives MTHAKRSETPVSFDVYDGEQLVHRAVFAQTQVTIGKGAKVDLCLEDATLSRIHAVVEIDGPVGGQVIDLASALGTYLNQQKVVRARLRSGDEVTVGRFRIVVAFGEDVGEVGDVLATAPARAMPPAPEPAASPPPEALDPQPDPEPVRVTGLCIVRPGTALVVRSRRTGELRAVRTRGHVLAWPGLHTAIELDLTSFTVLAAASGVGAALSADGLRVDVTLRLTLRPRCDDAVVREQVMAFGVPPRPSLVATCLVEVLSPALAAALAQVPHAALRASFALPLPATSVRGYDLERVDVLHVGGAVPDPAGGYRGGAHDLEAVRFEGSPVLRSPEPLQPVTKPRRKIAPSAITWAEADTSQRVVIGWFILIAGLPVAALMAAARQTGIEWVSTTLFLLALFGLINALIHLRSVWTIPPAVLAVASCVGAANILAGEVAPLSGGGDHTSFSSVATNALVACGFWFAAVLMFARNPKADHRRP, from the coding sequence GTGACCCACGCGAAGCGATCCGAGACGCCCGTGTCGTTCGACGTCTACGACGGAGAGCAGCTCGTCCATCGCGCCGTCTTCGCGCAAACCCAGGTGACCATCGGCAAAGGTGCCAAGGTCGACCTGTGCCTCGAGGACGCGACCCTCTCGCGGATACACGCCGTGGTGGAGATCGACGGACCGGTTGGGGGCCAGGTGATCGACCTCGCATCGGCTCTGGGCACCTACCTGAACCAGCAGAAGGTCGTCCGGGCGCGTCTGCGCTCGGGTGACGAGGTCACGGTGGGGCGCTTTCGCATCGTCGTGGCCTTCGGGGAAGACGTGGGCGAGGTCGGCGACGTCCTCGCCACGGCGCCTGCGCGCGCGATGCCCCCCGCTCCGGAACCGGCCGCCTCGCCGCCGCCCGAAGCGCTCGATCCGCAGCCAGACCCCGAACCCGTGCGGGTCACGGGCCTCTGCATCGTGCGGCCGGGCACCGCGCTGGTGGTGCGCTCCCGTCGCACGGGCGAGCTGCGTGCCGTGCGCACCCGCGGGCACGTGCTGGCTTGGCCTGGGTTGCACACGGCGATCGAGCTGGACCTCACCTCGTTCACGGTGCTCGCCGCCGCGAGCGGGGTGGGCGCGGCTCTCAGCGCAGATGGCCTGCGCGTGGACGTGACGCTGCGCCTGACGCTGCGCCCCCGCTGCGATGACGCCGTCGTCCGGGAGCAGGTGATGGCGTTCGGGGTGCCTCCACGCCCAAGCCTGGTGGCGACCTGCCTCGTCGAGGTGCTCTCCCCGGCGTTGGCCGCTGCGCTGGCCCAGGTGCCGCATGCGGCCCTGCGCGCCTCGTTTGCGTTGCCGCTGCCTGCCACGAGCGTGCGCGGCTACGACCTCGAGCGCGTGGACGTGCTGCACGTGGGCGGGGCGGTGCCCGACCCGGCGGGGGGCTATCGGGGCGGCGCGCACGACCTCGAAGCGGTGCGCTTCGAGGGCAGCCCCGTGCTGCGGTCTCCTGAACCGCTTCAGCCGGTCACGAAGCCGCGCCGTAAGATCGCCCCGTCCGCGATCACCTGGGCCGAGGCGGACACCTCGCAGCGCGTGGTGATTGGTTGGTTCATCCTGATTGCGGGCTTGCCCGTGGCCGCGCTCATGGCGGCGGCGCGCCAAACCGGGATTGAGTGGGTGAGCACCACGCTCTTCTTGCTGGCGCTGTTCGGGCTCATCAACGCGCTGATTCACTTGCGGAGCGTGTGGACCATTCCCCCCGCGGTTCTTGCTGTGGCCTCCTGCGTCGGCGCGGCGAACATCCTGGCCGGGGAGGTCGCGCCCCTCAGCGGAGGCGGGGACCACACCAGCTTCTCATCCGTTGCGACGAACGCCCTCGTCGCCTGCGGGTTCTGGTTCGCGGCCGTGCTGATGTTCGCCCGCAACCCGAAGGCTGACCATCGCCGGCCATGA
- a CDS encoding efflux RND transporter permease subunit has protein sequence MGGREREIGVRLDPARLEALGLAITDVSLALRRENLELPGGDVTNGAVTRQVRVPGRVATAAELSDLPITQVGGQVIYLRDVATVTDDAAEAESLVTLDGESVVMLTVTRQSGTNAIAVADRLAERVEEIRARLPAGYRADVVRDESTFSRTSVHAVQEHLLLGAIFAVLVVFSFLRNGRATVIAALAIPVSIVATFAMLNALGLTLNMITLLALTLAVGIVIDDAIVVIENVIRYLEERKLDPREATLRATKEIGLAVMATTLSLVAVFLPVVFMGGIVGRFLSSFGMTMSVAVLVSLFVAFSLTPMLASRWLKRTGRGHTERPHPTGAAVAMTGPEERARYRQFARGESGFHLDDGVLERWYGKLLAFSMERRWVVGIVMILALVSIPFVGARVPTGFLPTDDEGRFEITVEAPQGTSLAETEIIAERLARQVRALPEVEHTVLMVGSAEGDISGRGSHEALIYVGMVDQTERERSELDVEEYIRAEFLPGFTEREQAKAEISRISGFGGSGPQSAPIQYLLRGPDFAALEQYSNALAEELGQQTGVSQADTTFREGRPELRVEIDRPRAAELGVTVAAIADALRILVGGADVTEIAVAGEQFDVNLRAGEAFRRSAEDLDRYQIRALDGRLVPLSQVARVVEGVGPAAIEHVGRERSVMVYATTLPGASTAQLIQTLDRTADSLDMPPSYSTALTGQAREFGKAARGFAIAIVLSFIFMYLIIAAQFESWIYPISILASLPLTVPFALVSVLIFGQSLNVYSMLGLLVLFGIVKKNSILQVDHTLTLLREGFSRPDAIMLANRDRLRPILMTTIAFVAGMVPLLLSKGAGSGTNHAIAGIVLGGQTLALLLTLVGTPVIFSWLDDVQKATSRGVARLRARFGGPVIEEPAELAAP, from the coding sequence ATGGGTGGTCGTGAGCGCGAGATCGGGGTGCGCCTCGACCCGGCGCGGCTCGAGGCCCTGGGCCTGGCCATCACCGACGTCTCGCTGGCGCTGCGCCGGGAGAACCTGGAGCTCCCCGGTGGTGACGTGACCAACGGGGCGGTGACGCGGCAGGTGCGTGTGCCCGGGCGCGTGGCCACGGCGGCCGAGCTGAGCGACCTGCCCATCACGCAGGTGGGCGGACAGGTCATCTACCTGCGCGACGTGGCCACGGTCACGGACGACGCGGCCGAGGCCGAGTCGCTGGTGACCCTCGACGGCGAGAGCGTGGTCATGCTGACCGTCACGCGCCAGAGCGGGACCAACGCCATCGCCGTGGCCGACCGCCTGGCCGAGCGCGTGGAGGAGATCCGCGCCCGCCTGCCCGCCGGCTATCGCGCCGACGTGGTCCGCGACGAGAGCACGTTCTCGCGCACCTCGGTGCACGCCGTGCAGGAGCACCTCCTGCTGGGTGCCATCTTCGCGGTGCTCGTGGTGTTCTCGTTCCTCCGCAACGGGCGCGCCACGGTCATCGCCGCGCTGGCCATCCCCGTCTCCATCGTGGCCACCTTCGCCATGCTGAACGCGCTCGGGCTGACGCTGAACATGATCACGCTGCTCGCGCTGACCCTCGCCGTGGGAATCGTCATCGACGATGCGATCGTGGTCATCGAGAACGTGATCCGCTACCTGGAAGAGCGGAAGCTCGACCCACGCGAGGCCACGCTGCGGGCCACCAAGGAGATTGGTCTCGCCGTCATGGCGACTACGCTGTCGCTCGTGGCCGTGTTCCTGCCCGTGGTGTTCATGGGCGGCATCGTGGGCAGGTTCCTCTCCTCGTTCGGGATGACCATGAGCGTGGCGGTGCTGGTGTCGCTCTTCGTGGCCTTCAGCCTCACGCCCATGCTCGCTTCGCGCTGGCTGAAGCGCACGGGCCGCGGCCACACCGAGCGTCCGCATCCCACCGGCGCCGCGGTGGCCATGACTGGCCCGGAGGAGCGCGCACGCTACCGGCAGTTTGCGCGGGGCGAGTCGGGCTTCCACCTCGACGACGGCGTGCTCGAGCGCTGGTACGGCAAGCTCCTGGCGTTCTCCATGGAGCGCCGCTGGGTGGTGGGCATCGTCATGATCCTGGCGCTCGTCAGCATCCCCTTCGTGGGCGCGCGCGTGCCCACCGGGTTCTTGCCCACGGACGACGAGGGCCGCTTCGAGATCACGGTGGAGGCTCCTCAGGGCACATCGCTCGCGGAGACGGAGATCATCGCGGAGCGCCTGGCTCGCCAGGTGCGCGCGTTGCCCGAGGTGGAGCACACCGTCCTCATGGTGGGCAGCGCCGAGGGCGACATCAGCGGGCGCGGGAGCCACGAGGCGCTCATCTACGTGGGCATGGTGGATCAGACCGAGCGCGAGCGGAGTGAGCTCGACGTGGAGGAGTACATCCGCGCCGAGTTCCTGCCGGGCTTCACGGAGCGCGAGCAGGCGAAGGCCGAGATCTCGCGCATCTCCGGCTTCGGAGGCTCGGGCCCCCAGTCCGCGCCCATCCAGTACCTGCTGCGTGGCCCCGACTTCGCGGCGCTCGAGCAGTACTCGAACGCGCTGGCCGAGGAGCTGGGCCAACAGACCGGCGTCTCCCAGGCAGACACCACGTTCCGCGAGGGGCGGCCCGAGCTGCGCGTGGAGATCGACCGTCCGCGGGCGGCCGAGCTGGGCGTCACCGTGGCCGCCATCGCCGACGCGCTGCGCATCCTGGTGGGTGGCGCCGACGTGACGGAAATCGCGGTTGCAGGCGAACAGTTCGACGTGAACCTGCGCGCCGGAGAGGCCTTCCGGCGCTCGGCCGAGGACCTCGACCGCTACCAGATCCGCGCGCTCGACGGCCGCTTGGTCCCGCTCTCGCAAGTGGCACGCGTGGTGGAGGGCGTGGGCCCCGCCGCCATCGAGCACGTGGGTCGCGAGCGCAGCGTCATGGTCTACGCCACCACGTTGCCGGGCGCCTCCACGGCCCAGCTCATCCAGACCCTCGACCGCACGGCGGACTCACTGGACATGCCTCCCAGCTACTCCACGGCGCTCACGGGTCAGGCGCGCGAGTTCGGCAAGGCCGCGCGCGGCTTCGCCATCGCCATCGTGCTCTCGTTCATCTTCATGTACTTGATCATCGCGGCCCAGTTCGAGAGCTGGATCTACCCCATCAGCATCTTGGCCTCGCTGCCCCTCACGGTGCCGTTCGCGCTGGTCTCGGTGCTCATCTTCGGACAGTCGCTGAACGTGTACTCCATGCTGGGGTTGCTCGTGCTCTTCGGCATCGTGAAGAAGAACTCCATCTTGCAGGTGGACCACACGCTCACGCTGCTGCGAGAGGGCTTCTCGAGGCCCGACGCCATCATGCTGGCCAACCGCGACCGCCTGCGACCCATCCTGATGACCACCATCGCGTTCGTGGCCGGCATGGTGCCCCTCCTCCTGAGCAAGGGCGCGGGCAGCGGCACCAACCACGCCATCGCGGGCATCGTTCTGGGCGGGCAGACGCTGGCGCTGTTGCTCACGCTGGTGGGGACACCGGTGATCTTCTCCTGGCTCGACGACGTCCAGAAGGCGACCTCGCGCGGCGTGGCGAGGTTGCGGGCTCGCTTCGGTGGCCCCGTGATCGAGGAGCCTGCGGAGCTCGCGGCTCCCTGA
- a CDS encoding TolC family protein, whose translation MTVVPAQTDDSTATRPADIALPDPRAVASEPLDLSTLLPAGLSSSLGMTPEAALLRAREVSLDARRARARTESADAALQGARRGYAPRASITARYTRLSSYTPGTIQSFDTPGCLEDVVACQADPESFLSEVVLQQPILDQYALTASVALPLSDYIGSARHELAAARLERDASLEAERGAEQDTVLTTLETYFELVRARAQLEVAHDAVEVAQQRAADTRVRAESGVATAGAVLEAQASLEALVRLEAVSGSRVSVADRALRDLLELEDDVDLLLSVELAALPTEESRDANELRLEARANDPYARAALMRAEAQSSRADAERARMFPSLSVGLNYTYANPNTRIFPQTTEFQGTWDLSAQLTFSLDGTLLADARRQQRLALALESSLGAESDSRRAGRAAVQAQGALIASLAEVEARRAAATSASRQDRDVSEQFAVGLATSTDVLAAQAGALRARLDLVDAVVDAHLASARLLRALGGTPAP comes from the coding sequence GTGACCGTCGTGCCCGCTCAGACCGACGACTCCACGGCCACGCGCCCCGCGGACATCGCGCTCCCGGACCCACGCGCCGTGGCGAGCGAGCCGCTGGACCTGTCCACCCTGCTGCCGGCGGGGCTCTCGAGTTCGCTCGGCATGACTCCCGAGGCGGCCCTGCTGCGCGCCCGCGAGGTGTCGCTCGACGCGCGGCGCGCACGGGCGCGCACCGAGTCGGCCGACGCGGCACTCCAAGGGGCCCGTCGGGGCTATGCGCCGCGTGCGTCCATCACGGCGCGCTACACCCGGCTCTCCAGCTACACCCCGGGCACCATCCAGTCGTTCGACACGCCCGGCTGCTTGGAAGACGTGGTGGCGTGCCAGGCCGACCCCGAGTCCTTCCTGTCCGAGGTGGTGCTCCAGCAGCCCATCCTCGACCAGTACGCGCTGACTGCGTCGGTGGCGCTGCCCCTCAGCGACTACATCGGGTCCGCTCGGCACGAGCTGGCGGCCGCCCGACTGGAGCGCGATGCCTCCCTGGAAGCCGAGCGCGGAGCGGAGCAAGACACGGTGCTCACCACGCTCGAGACGTACTTCGAGCTGGTGCGGGCGCGGGCGCAGCTCGAAGTCGCGCACGACGCGGTCGAGGTGGCCCAGCAACGCGCGGCCGACACCCGAGTGCGCGCCGAGAGCGGTGTGGCCACCGCGGGCGCCGTGCTCGAAGCCCAAGCCAGCCTCGAAGCGCTGGTGCGGCTCGAAGCCGTGTCTGGGAGTCGCGTTTCGGTGGCCGACCGCGCGCTGCGTGATCTCCTCGAGCTGGAAGACGACGTGGACCTGTTGCTCTCCGTGGAGCTCGCCGCGCTGCCCACCGAAGAGTCCCGCGACGCGAACGAGCTGCGCCTCGAGGCGCGCGCGAACGACCCCTACGCCAGGGCCGCGCTGATGCGCGCCGAGGCGCAGAGCAGCCGCGCGGACGCCGAGCGGGCGCGCATGTTCCCGTCGCTCTCGGTGGGGCTCAACTACACCTACGCCAACCCCAACACGCGCATCTTCCCGCAGACCACCGAGTTCCAGGGCACCTGGGACCTGAGCGCACAGCTCACGTTCTCGCTCGACGGAACGCTGTTGGCCGACGCGCGCCGGCAGCAGCGCCTGGCGCTGGCTCTAGAGAGCTCACTCGGCGCCGAGAGTGACTCGCGCCGTGCCGGTCGCGCCGCCGTTCAGGCTCAGGGCGCGTTGATCGCGTCACTGGCCGAGGTGGAGGCCCGCCGCGCCGCCGCCACCAGCGCGTCACGCCAAGATCGTGACGTCAGCGAGCAGTTCGCGGTGGGCCTCGCCACCAGCACCGACGTCCTCGCTGCCCAAGCCGGTGCGCTCCGCGCGCGCCTCGACCTCGTCGACGCCGTCGTCGACGCCCACCTCGCCAGCGCGCGACTCCTGCGCGCGCTCGGTGGAACACCCGCGCCCTGA
- a CDS encoding SIR2 family protein — translation MSTAETFDLLADTLDRRFAAGDRRTVLVMGAGFHHHLRAHLPNTASDPTGALWKLFTDWNGLLSRIAEDYEIPVLRHEDPAATWESLIIRISTQKRDAAARKSGLQSAVHDSEADALRALGARLAVLPFDETQLAGLGAKLVEGYRDVVNLNIDRTVQLALAAAGAEVQEPRSSEAKDALTVPSATWTHGARSGRVWQLHGCASRPKQIVLGTRAYGRSMSRLKELWDRAKAAERKWPPTPGEGKWTPRVATRWIEERRAIQPFDPGGAPLSSLDLFLQSDLVFVGTSLDRAETDLWWALHQRMRNLCRVRVSDRPRTFVLSLRVDGPDPKTRHLMTGPAGIRPVLFESWDEMWSTVIGRWWV, via the coding sequence ATGAGCACCGCAGAGACGTTCGACCTCCTGGCCGACACCCTCGACCGCCGCTTCGCCGCGGGTGACCGGCGCACCGTGTTGGTGATGGGCGCCGGCTTCCACCACCACCTGCGAGCGCACCTGCCCAACACGGCCTCCGACCCCACCGGCGCGCTGTGGAAGCTGTTCACCGACTGGAACGGGCTGCTCAGCCGCATCGCCGAGGACTACGAGATCCCGGTCCTGCGCCACGAGGACCCCGCGGCCACCTGGGAGAGCCTGATCATCCGCATCTCCACCCAGAAGCGCGACGCGGCGGCGCGCAAGAGCGGGCTGCAGAGCGCCGTGCACGACTCCGAGGCAGACGCCCTGCGCGCGCTGGGTGCGCGGCTGGCCGTGCTGCCGTTCGACGAGACGCAGCTGGCGGGCCTGGGGGCCAAGCTGGTCGAGGGCTACCGCGACGTGGTGAACCTGAACATCGACCGCACCGTGCAGCTGGCGCTGGCCGCTGCGGGTGCGGAGGTGCAGGAGCCCCGCAGCTCCGAGGCGAAGGACGCGCTCACCGTGCCCAGCGCCACCTGGACGCATGGTGCGCGCAGCGGGCGTGTCTGGCAGCTGCACGGCTGTGCGTCGCGGCCCAAGCAGATCGTGCTCGGGACGCGCGCCTACGGCCGCAGCATGTCGCGCCTGAAGGAGCTGTGGGACCGCGCCAAGGCCGCCGAGCGCAAGTGGCCGCCCACGCCGGGCGAGGGCAAGTGGACGCCGCGGGTGGCCACGCGCTGGATTGAAGAGCGCCGCGCCATCCAGCCGTTCGACCCGGGCGGCGCGCCGCTCTCGTCGCTCGACCTGTTCCTGCAGAGCGACCTGGTGTTCGTGGGCACCAGCCTCGACCGCGCCGAGACGGACCTCTGGTGGGCCCTGCACCAGCGCATGCGCAACCTCTGCCGCGTGCGGGTCTCCGACCGTCCTCGCACGTTCGTGCTGTCGCTGCGCGTGGACGGGCCCGACCCGAAGACACGGCACCTGATGACGGGCCCGGCGGGCATCCGCCCCGTGCTGTTCGAGAGCTGGGACGAGATGTGGAGCACGGTCATCGGGCGCTGGTGGGTCTGA
- a CDS encoding efflux RND transporter permease subunit — MQWLARVSVSRPVFTWVMSLVLLVLGVASVGSLPVDRFPNIDVPFVTVVVPYPGASPAQVETEVTEVLEEAVGSVSGLSELRSTSYEGLAVIAVQFELEKDGDVAAQEVRDRVNRVLAQLPDGVDPPRIEKLDPDAQPIYYVALRGPGTPQELTEFADDELKGPARGFARRRVGADHGWS, encoded by the coding sequence ATGCAGTGGCTAGCTCGCGTCTCCGTGTCTCGCCCCGTGTTCACGTGGGTGATGTCGCTGGTCCTCCTGGTGCTCGGCGTTGCCAGCGTCGGGAGCCTCCCGGTGGACCGCTTTCCCAACATCGACGTCCCGTTCGTGACCGTGGTGGTGCCGTACCCCGGCGCGTCCCCGGCGCAGGTAGAGACGGAAGTCACCGAGGTCTTGGAAGAGGCTGTTGGCAGTGTCTCTGGGCTCTCGGAGCTGCGCTCCACCTCGTACGAGGGGCTGGCTGTCATCGCGGTGCAGTTCGAGCTCGAAAAGGACGGCGACGTGGCCGCCCAGGAGGTCCGCGACCGCGTCAACCGCGTGCTGGCGCAGCTCCCCGATGGGGTGGACCCGCCGCGCATCGAGAAGCTGGATCCCGACGCGCAGCCCATCTATTACGTGGCGCTGCGCGGTCCCGGGACGCCGCAAGAGCTGACCGAGTTCGCGGACGACGAGCTGAAGGGCCCCGCTCGAGGGTTTGCCCGGCGTCGGGTCGGTGCAGATCATGGGTGGTCGTGA
- a CDS encoding efflux RND transporter periplasmic adaptor subunit → MPRHSLHFVLLSLTLALASAGCESTSARAAQPTDTTPDPVAVTTATAQLQQNPNVLSLDGTLAPRRSARLSPLVAGHVAEVRVERGDVVAEGAPLVILRATDLRLTARAASARAQAQLDLLGVDQTDDFDPEAVPEVVAARSEWENLDDQLQRLTPLHERGVVDERTFQQARIAAEAAQARYDQARTRARGSLASYVALSSEARLRRNEAGHTTVRAPFAGAVMQRFVEVGEFVATQAPVVELVDASELRLELAIPERFAALVHVGQRADITVDGTEQEIVGEVRFIAAALDTATRTLMIEVVVENADGAVRAGHFARATLQLEGARPVLQVPSSAVTERAGVYRVFVVSEGAAVTTVVRVIRIEGDVATLEADLPEGAVVVTAPPRNLADGVLVQTTGGN, encoded by the coding sequence ATGCCACGCCACTCTCTCCACTTTGTGCTGCTTTCGCTGACCCTCGCGCTCGCCTCGGCTGGCTGCGAGAGCACCAGCGCACGGGCCGCACAGCCCACCGACACCACGCCGGATCCGGTCGCCGTGACCACCGCCACGGCGCAGCTCCAGCAGAACCCGAACGTGCTCTCGCTCGACGGGACCCTGGCTCCCCGGCGTAGCGCGCGCCTCTCCCCGCTCGTCGCCGGCCACGTGGCCGAGGTGCGCGTGGAGCGCGGTGACGTGGTGGCCGAGGGAGCGCCGCTGGTGATCCTGCGCGCCACCGACCTGCGTCTCACCGCGCGCGCTGCGTCGGCGCGTGCCCAGGCGCAGCTCGACCTGTTGGGCGTGGACCAAACGGACGACTTCGACCCGGAGGCGGTCCCCGAGGTGGTGGCGGCTCGCTCGGAGTGGGAGAACCTGGACGACCAGCTGCAGCGCCTCACCCCGCTCCACGAGCGCGGCGTGGTGGACGAGCGCACCTTCCAGCAGGCGCGCATCGCGGCCGAGGCGGCTCAGGCTCGCTACGACCAGGCGCGCACCCGTGCTCGGGGCTCACTCGCCAGCTACGTGGCGCTCTCCTCCGAGGCGCGCCTGCGCCGCAACGAGGCCGGGCACACCACGGTGCGGGCTCCGTTCGCGGGCGCCGTCATGCAGCGCTTCGTGGAGGTGGGTGAGTTCGTGGCCACGCAGGCCCCCGTCGTGGAGCTGGTGGACGCGAGCGAGCTGCGGCTCGAGCTCGCCATCCCCGAGCGCTTCGCGGCGCTGGTGCACGTGGGCCAGCGAGCGGACATCACCGTGGACGGCACCGAACAAGAGATCGTCGGCGAGGTGCGCTTCATCGCGGCCGCGCTCGACACCGCCACGCGCACGTTGATGATCGAGGTGGTGGTCGAGAACGCGGACGGTGCGGTGCGCGCCGGTCACTTCGCGCGCGCCACGCTACAGCTCGAGGGCGCCCGTCCAGTGCTGCAGGTGCCCAGCAGCGCGGTCACCGAGCGCGCCGGTGTGTACCGCGTCTTCGTCGTGAGCGAGGGCGCCGCGGTCACCACCGTGGTGCGCGTCATCCGCATCGAGGGCGACGTCGCCACGCTCGAGGCCGACCTCCCCGAGGGGGCCGTCGTGGTGACCGCCCCGCCCCGCAACCTCGCCGATGGCGTGCTCGTGCAGACCACGGGCGGGAACTGA
- a CDS encoding Rieske 2Fe-2S domain-containing protein has protein sequence MPEHVAARPRFPFPRYPRGWFCIGYGQDLAVGQVEPVVCFGRDLVMFRGEDEVVRVLDAHCPHLGAHLGVGGKVEGCRIRCPFHAWVFDGSNGKCVEVPYAKRIPAKAAVKTWHVSEVNGMIMLWHDVDGAPPAWEIPEIPEWRERDAWTPYSFRKWRIRSHNQEMGENAVDQAHFRYVHGMSVMPIPHTIELEYPKLRMVTATKMSTPRGEVDGELEATNWGHGFSTSRFTGLIPITLVASTTPVDDEYVDLRFAFMVSLKMGPQAAAGVGNAFSAEIARQLEQDKPIWETKIYLERPVICDGDGPIARYRKWCEGFYPEWYARQAREAYERAQAG, from the coding sequence ATGCCCGAGCACGTCGCCGCCCGCCCTCGCTTCCCGTTCCCACGCTACCCGCGTGGCTGGTTCTGCATCGGCTACGGACAGGACCTCGCGGTGGGCCAGGTGGAGCCCGTGGTCTGCTTCGGCCGGGACCTGGTCATGTTCCGCGGCGAGGACGAGGTGGTGCGCGTGCTGGACGCCCACTGCCCGCACCTCGGCGCGCACCTCGGCGTGGGCGGCAAGGTGGAGGGCTGCCGCATCCGCTGTCCCTTCCACGCCTGGGTGTTCGACGGGAGCAACGGAAAGTGCGTGGAGGTGCCCTACGCCAAGCGCATTCCCGCGAAGGCCGCGGTGAAGACCTGGCACGTCAGCGAAGTGAACGGGATGATCATGCTCTGGCACGACGTGGACGGTGCGCCGCCGGCCTGGGAGATCCCGGAGATCCCCGAGTGGCGTGAGCGCGACGCGTGGACGCCCTACAGCTTCCGCAAGTGGCGCATCCGCAGCCACAACCAGGAGATGGGGGAGAACGCGGTGGACCAGGCGCACTTCCGTTACGTGCACGGCATGAGCGTGATGCCCATCCCGCACACCATCGAGCTCGAGTACCCGAAGCTGCGCATGGTGACGGCCACCAAGATGAGCACGCCGCGCGGAGAGGTGGACGGTGAGCTCGAGGCCACCAACTGGGGCCACGGCTTCTCCACCAGCCGCTTCACCGGGCTCATCCCCATCACGCTGGTGGCGTCCACCACGCCAGTGGACGACGAGTACGTGGACCTGCGCTTCGCGTTCATGGTCAGCCTGAAGATGGGCCCCCAGGCCGCGGCCGGCGTGGGCAACGCGTTCAGCGCGGAGATCGCTCGCCAGCTGGAGCAGGACAAGCCCATCTGGGAGACCAAGATCTACCTGGAGCGCCCGGTCATCTGCGACGGTGACGGGCCCATCGCGCGCTACCGGAAGTGGTGCGAGGGCTTCTATCCCGAGTGGTACGCCCGACAGGCGCGCGAGGCGTACGAGCGCGCGCAGGCGGGGTGA
- a CDS encoding TetR/AcrR family transcriptional regulator yields MARPQQFDNEALLESMRDTFLDLGPGASTQELAKRAGVSEGTLYKRFVSKRRMFTEALRLPELEDFEWFQSMEERVGVQPIEEHLQHIALGMHRYASELIPCSQMIGANGKLKPQDFAQLLGDDEEAPPFVNIKTMASFFEREMALGRMRACDPIGLTRLFIGSLIHDVHLRMHFPDHMPEDVEAFTRRIVRTIVELTAVDSRPSAPPAAPAPRSPKRSR; encoded by the coding sequence ATGGCGCGGCCACAGCAGTTCGACAACGAAGCGCTCCTCGAGTCCATGCGCGACACGTTCTTGGACTTGGGTCCTGGCGCGTCCACGCAGGAGCTGGCCAAGCGCGCCGGCGTGAGCGAGGGCACCCTCTACAAGCGCTTCGTCAGCAAGCGCCGCATGTTCACCGAGGCGCTGCGCCTGCCCGAGCTAGAGGACTTCGAGTGGTTCCAGAGCATGGAAGAGCGCGTGGGCGTGCAGCCCATCGAAGAGCACCTCCAGCACATCGCGCTGGGTATGCACCGCTACGCGAGCGAGCTCATCCCCTGCTCGCAGATGATCGGCGCCAACGGCAAGCTCAAGCCGCAGGACTTTGCGCAGCTGCTGGGGGACGACGAAGAGGCGCCTCCCTTCGTGAACATCAAGACCATGGCCTCCTTCTTCGAGCGCGAGATGGCGCTCGGACGCATGCGCGCGTGTGATCCCATCGGGCTCACGCGGCTGTTCATCGGTTCCCTCATTCACGACGTGCACTTGAGGATGCACTTCCCTGACCACATGCCCGAAGACGTGGAGGCGTTCACTCGCCGCATCGTGCGGACCATCGTGGAGCTCACCGCGGTCGACTCGCGCCCGTCAGCGCCTCCGGCAGCGCCGGCCCCTCGCTCCCCCAAGCGTTCTCGCTAA
- a CDS encoding TonB family protein, with protein sequence MPNDGMAPTLPETARAMLHDEAVRRGLTEAEADAFVDAWAPAYFGEATRQGPVAAGRAPVALAEADRALLYFAPEAVVDAALPLTLSPAPTVRHRVFLVRFVDAASRVDRELAGAPGDRAPRMGQVGVGGGPMPGMRHPAGAPDRVRLGAPTVQGPLDSAIVRRVVTRNQAQILHCYEQLLNRQPEASGRVVVAFLITPSGSVASASVSENATGDATLASCVANAVRRWSYPAAEAVTAVHFPFHLTLRD encoded by the coding sequence ATGCCGAACGATGGGATGGCGCCGACGCTGCCCGAGACCGCACGCGCGATGCTGCACGACGAGGCCGTGCGCCGTGGGCTCACGGAAGCGGAAGCCGACGCGTTCGTGGACGCCTGGGCGCCGGCCTACTTCGGCGAGGCCACGCGGCAGGGGCCCGTCGCCGCGGGTCGCGCGCCCGTCGCGCTCGCGGAGGCCGACCGTGCCCTCTTGTACTTCGCCCCGGAGGCGGTGGTGGACGCCGCGTTGCCGCTGACCCTCAGCCCGGCGCCCACCGTGCGGCATCGCGTGTTCCTGGTGCGCTTCGTGGACGCCGCATCGCGCGTGGATCGAGAGCTCGCGGGAGCACCGGGAGACCGCGCGCCCCGCATGGGTCAGGTGGGGGTCGGCGGAGGGCCGATGCCCGGCATGCGCCACCCCGCTGGGGCCCCCGACCGCGTCCGGTTGGGTGCGCCCACGGTGCAGGGGCCGCTCGACTCCGCCATCGTTCGCCGCGTGGTGACACGCAACCAGGCGCAGATCCTGCACTGCTACGAGCAGCTGCTGAACCGGCAACCCGAGGCGAGCGGCCGCGTGGTCGTCGCGTTCCTGATCACGCCGTCGGGCAGCGTCGCCAGCGCCTCGGTCAGCGAGAACGCCACGGGCGACGCGACGCTCGCGTCGTGCGTGGCGAACGCGGTCCGGCGCTGGTCCTATCCCGCTGCGGAGGCCGTGACCGCGGTGCACTTCCCCTTCCATCTCACGCTGCGCGATTGA